In Bacteroidota bacterium, the DNA window GTTTATGGTCTCAATTTTATTCCCCCGATCAACAGACGTCAGGGCAGATACCTCATCCTGGTAGATTTTGAGGGTTAGTACAGAATCTGTTTCATTGTGAATCATCACAAAGCCGGTATACTGTTCACCGGGCAGCGCTTCTGCGCGCTGCATGGTTTCTCCTACCAGCGTAATTTGCGCAACCGCATAACCGGGAGCAATGACAAGTGCACAAACCAGCAACATCAGCACAAATACCAATCGATGCTTCATCTTTTTTACCTTTTGGTAAGACAATCGAAAGCAGGCTGTTTATATCCGACACATAGAGGAGGCCTGGAGCTGTCTGCTTAGTTGCGCTGTGGGGATTCGCGCTTCAGTGGGGTCAAAACAGAGTCAGCTACTTACGTAATCGGCAAGAATTGGCGTTTTGTAAGCCCCGACATGCACACAACCCGACTCGTTACACAATCGTTACACAATCATCAAAACCCACGCTCTTGTAAATTAGGGTCGCTTTAATGCCGATTTTCGAGTGCCGAATGCCGAGTGGTTTTCCTTTTCTGCAAAAGACTCGCTATCTGTGCCGTAGTAGTGCAAAACAGAAGCACGGAAATACGAAAACACACAAAAGCTCGATCATGCTTCAAAACCTAAATTCGCCTCACCCCAAACTCCGCTCTCCAAACTCCGCTCTCCAAACTCCGCTGTAACACCTGCCCAACTCACAAACAAAAAAGAATCCATCCCCGTTTTTTCACGTAGACAGGGTTTATGTGTAACACACTGGACGCGGCTTGTATTTTTGCCCATGCATCACAGAGTCTGAGGTCGTATTGGAAACAGCACGTATACAACTAAACCACCGTATTTTCTTTTTGCTGTGCACTTTCCTGGTTGGTTTAAGCATCCAATCAGCGCAAGCACAGGGGTTCTCTTCATTCAACGGACGTAACCACCCTGAACTGGACTGGCAACAGGCTGAAACCGAGCACTTCAAAATCATGTATCCGGCACACCTCGCCGGCATCGAAATGCAGGCCGGCGTAATTGCAGAGACGACATACACGGCCCTCTCACAAAATCTGGACGTCACCTTTGACGAAAAAATCAGGATATACCTGTCTGATGAAGACGAAATCCTGAACGGATTTGCGGTCTCGTTACTCGGATACACCAACATCTGGGTACACGTGAATGACGTTGCAGCTTCCTGGTCCGGTAATACCAAGTGGCTAAGAACCGTAATCTCTCATGAGCTGGCCCACCTGTTTCATGGCAAAGCTGTAAAAAGCCGGCTGGGACTTGCTGCTTATTTCCTCGGAGACCCAATGCCCAGCTTCTGGGCAGAAGGGCTGGCGCAATATGAAACTGAAAAATGGGATGCCAACCGCGGAGACAGGTGGCTGAGAACGGCTGTTCTCGACGACAAACTATCATACGAAGACGGACGATCAATCTGGAATGGCCGGCTGCTCTATGCATCAGGAAACTCACAACTGCGCTTCCTCGCCTCTCAATACGGCGATTCTACCATCACAAAAATCCTCAAACACAGGAAATACGCTGCATTCGGACGGTTTGCGCACCACGACTTTTTCACAGCATTTGAGGATGTAACAGGCCAAGGCTATCGCACCTTTTACGAGGAATGGCGCCGGCACATGAATGTCTACTACAACACACTGGCTGGCCAAATGGAGTTGCCTGACTCCCTCGATGCCAAACCCCTCAAACTGGGAGGCCAATACGTCTACGATATCAAATACAGTCCGGACACAACCCACGCAGCCGTATTGTCGCTCGCTTCAATTAGCCGGCCTGTTGTAAGGCTGCAAGTGATTCATCGGGAAACAGGCACCGCAAAAACGGTTGCTGATGGTAGCATTCGTGCCCCTATCGCCTGGCACCCGGAAGGCCGGCAGTTGGCCTTTACCCGCCGAACCCGTCAGAAAAACGGTGCGCTGATCAACGATCTGTTTGTGACCTCCCGAAATGGCAAGAACACAAAACGCCTGACCCGTGCGCGCCGCGCAAGTGCACCTGCCTTTTCACCAGACGGTACCCAACTGGCTTTTATTGGATCTGCAGGCGGTACCGCAAACGTATTCCTGTACAACCTGTCGACAGGCGAAGAAACGCCACTAACCACATTTACAGGCGATGTGCAGTTGGCATCACTCGACTGGCACCACGCGGCTAATATGCTTGTGGTAGGCAGATTTGATGCAGATGGCGACCGCGACATCCTGCTCCTGAATCCGAAAACGGGCGAAGTAGCCACCATCTCACCAACAGGCACAGATGACCAGTATCCTGTTTGGAGTCCGGATGGCAAACAGATTGCCGTTACTTCGCTTAGTGATCGGGTGCCCAATGTGTTTATCTGGGACCTCGAAACGCGCACTCGCCGGCGGGCAACCAATCTAATCACTGGCGCACAGGCCTTTGACTGGCTGCCGGCAGATTCTTTACATGCAAAGGGCACCCTCATCGTAACAACGAGCGCATCCAAACAACGAGATCGTGCTTACCGTATCGACGCAGCGCGCGTACCTTTTGAGACAGAAATTACTATACCTGCTTCCTATTCACGATGGACAACCCATACGCCAGGTGTAACTATTCCGGCCACCGTCGATGCAGATGAATCGGTTATCACCAAAAGGAGTCCCTACAAGTCAATCAAGAACCTCGTCCACCTGTTTTCTTTTGGGCTACCCTACTACAACAATGCCGACGATTGGGGCGTCATTGGCGCCACCTCGTGGACAGAGCCGCTCGGGCACCACACCTTCGGGGCCACAGCTTCACTTGCGCTCAAAAACACACGAGAAAACAGCTTCCTGCTGGCTACCTACGTAAACAACCAGTTGCGCCCAACCAGTACCTTAAGCGCGTACTCGTTATTGCCAACCGCACGCGCCTATGGCAACAATTATTTGCTTGATGAAGTCTCTGGCGCAGACGTGACGTTTGACTGGCCACTCGACATCGCCGTGAAGCCTTACACAGGTACCCGGCTGGATTTACGGTTGCAATATGCGGCCATCGATCAGTTGAATCCGGAAGATTATGAATCGCTGCCGGCCGGCTTACTGCCCCCGCAGCAAGGAGAAAAGGCGGAATTACGACTAGGGTTCATCCGTAAAAAGCTGCGCCCCTACAGTGGCAATGTTGTCCATCCCCTTGATGGCCGGGGCATCAAGCTCCAGGTTGCAGTGAGTGACAAAATCTTTGGCGGTGATACCCGCTACTTACGGGCAGATGCTGCAGCTTATGCTGTACTGCCAACAATTCTGGCAAACAGGCTGTTTGTCTATGGAAAGGCCACACTACTTAGTGGCAACACCTTTAATCAGGAACGCCCCGGGTTTGCTCGTTTTGATGATATTCAGATAACGGCGCCACAGTTTGGCATCATGGCTTTTTCGGATGCGACTCGCGTACGTGGATACCGGGAATTTGCGTACGGCGATCGCGTGCTCTTTGGCACCGCCGAATACCGCATGCCTGTATTGCCCAGCTTGCAAACCACAATCCTGGGCCTCATTTCATTGCGTCAAACCACCCTCTCCGCATTTATAGATGCTGGCGCTGTCTGGGAAGATGGTGTGCGTATCACGCGGCGTACAGGTGCCGGGATTGAAGCGAAAAATGCCCTTGTGATAGGCGGTGTATTGCAACTTATGCACGCGGTCGGGATTGCACAGCCCACATCCCAATTGGGAACGACTGACGATTATGAGGTTTATTACCGTGTGCGGGCGTCCTTGCCATTTTAGCCCAACTGGCTTGCGATGCGCTACAAACCGCCAGAAATGCACAGTGCCCATCTGTAAAACACGCATTTTTTGCGCTTGGGAGCCGTTTACGGTACCTTGGCTATGATTAATTGATCTTCTTTACCATGCGTTTGACTCATCGCTTTTTGCTAGCGATCCGGGGGGCACTTTTTGTTTTTGTGCTACTTGTAGCCATTGGCTGCGAGTTTATCCAAAACCAATCTACCAGTGGTGCAGATTCCCTCGCCGTAGCTGACTCCAGTCTGGGGGTTGTTATTGACTCCCTTGAAAAGATGGTGCCGGCTCCGCTAGACTCCCTTGTCGCCGAGAACGCACAGGCACAAAACAATGCTCAGGAGACGCCGCCAACACCTGCAGCACTTCCCGATACGCAAACAGTTGCTGTTTCAGCCACACTCCTCGACAGCCTCCTCCACGAAGTATCTGCCCTCAGGTCTGCCGTACAACCAGATACAGCGGGCATAGCCGTCGACCCTGACCTGCAAGACCAACTCACCAATGCTGTAGGCGGCATCCAGAATCTCGGGCGCAACATCTTGCTCTCTATTCTAACGATTCTGCTGTTCTTCTATGTGATCCGCAGCATCTCCTGGACACTGGAACGCTTCTCAGAGCAAAGTGCCACGCGCCGGCTCTTCTTCAAACGACTAGTCCCGATTGTCCGCATATTGATGTGGACCCTCGCAATCTACATTATTCTGATTCACGTTTTCGCACTGAAAGAGAGCCAGCTTATTTCAGCATGGACCGCCATTGGCCTCGCTGTTGGATTTGCCTCACAGGATATCCTGAAAAATATATTTGGTGGCATCATTATCATCATCGACCAACCTTTTCAGGTTGGAGATAAAATAAATATCGGAGGCACGTACGGAGAAGTGACCTCCATTGGCCTCCGCTCGACACGTATTGTTACGCCCGATGACAACCTGGTATCTGTACCAAACGCACAGGTGGTTGAAAGCCAGGTTGCCAATGCCAATGCCGGCGCACTCGATTGTCAGGTTGTAATAGATCTCTATCTGCCCGGCTGGGTTGATGTGATCAAAGCAAAAAACATTGCTTACAATGCTGCGGCAAACTCAAACTACGTGTACCTCGAAAAGCCTATTGTGGTGAACGTGAAAGATGTCTTTAAAGAGACCTTCCTGACCCACCTTGCCGTGAAGGCATATGTTATCGACACACGCTATGAATTTGCATTCGCCAGTGATGTAACGGAGACAGCCAAAGCAGAATTCCAGCGCAACAACATGTTGATTCCGCTAACGAATATGCTGGCTGTAGGGCAGAAAGAATCTGAGAATGGTTCAGTGGACAGCGAGGTTGAGCCCCAATGAGTAACACGGACACGATAGCAGAACCAACATCTCAGACCAACGGGGCAGCGCCAGAAAACTATTGGACTGAGACGCGAGATCAACTGAAGCGTGTTGTCGCCGATGTGCACAATACAACCGTTGATGGTGCTGAAAAACTCGAAAAAAGCATCAGCGATGACCACCTCTCCCCCATACTGGAAGCCTTTGGGAAAGCTGCCGCTGTACACAACACCTTGCAACAGGAAATCAAAACCGCACTGGAGCAAGGGGAAGGGGTCACATGGGAGCAGGTACTGAAATATCGCCGTGGCGCGATGGAGCAAGTACTCAAACCCCTGAACGCCCGGCTCGGCGTCCAGGTATCGGAGCAGGTTTACAAGAGTTTTCTCAAGCTGTTTACCGACCTGCGTAGCAGCATCGCAAACATGCCGGCAACGCAACAAATTCCGGAGCCGCCCAACCTCTTCGCACCAAGTCCTTCAGATGCAGCCTGGACACGCCTGAGGAAAATGCAGGTCCGTAGTGGCAAACACATGCGAGCCGCGCGGTATGGCATTGGCAACGGCTTTCGCAAGCTCGTTGGCCGACCTGCAATCAATACGCCAATCCCTCAACAGGAAGTCAAGCTGCAAGAGTTGCTGCGTTACCATGTAAAGGTACGCGTGCCTAATGTGTTTACAGAGACCTTCAATGCCATTCACGGCTTCCTGACAAAACATATCGCGGCATTTGAACGCGCCCAAACACAATGGACGTACCTTATGCTTGACCTGGAGCTAGAGGTCGCCGAGCCAGATCATCAACTGGATGCACTTGATGCCTGGTTAAGCCTTGAAAAGGCAGCGCAACGGTACAATGACCCCAACTGGGCCAAAAGCCTTTTAAACGCGATTACCGGACTGCACTCGTGTATTGAAGAAATTGCGGCACTCGAAGTCCCGACACTACAGGTAGACACTGGTCTCCTCGAAACTTGCGCGCAAAACCTGTACGTAGATTTCAAGCACAGCGGTACCTTTCTGCTACGCGATCGGGCCATACCTGAATCCAGTGACCAGGTGGTCTCCCAACTTGGGCATGCGACCGGTTTCTGGAAGACCTGGTACCGAGAAGCCAGCAACAGGCTCAATCTGAACACCAAGCTGCACGAATTGCGGGACTTTCTACTCCGCCGGCAAAAAGGATTGCTCGGGTCTATTGCAAAAGCATCCGTTATCCCCATTCTAAAGTCTTTTGACCAACTGCGCGATACGTTTTTGCGGGTACAAGAAGAGGTCATTCAGATTTGCAGTGGCCCTGCCGGTGAACAGGACGAAGCCAAAATCCGTGCTGAATTGGAAGTGCGGCACCAGCAAATCACCGGGCAATTCAAGCGCATTTTAAACGACGTTACCAATTTACTCCGCGCCGGCCAGGCGCTGGAAGAACCCGGCACCGTCTTCTGGAATGACCTGCATCGCTTCATCGAAGGGTTGCCTGAACAGGTAGAAGTACACGAAACCTCGCAGTATCCGATTTCAGAACAGGAATCCATTCACCATCAGTATCAGATAGAGCTTCGGGAAATTGTGCAGTCTGCGCTCCTCAAGTCCTTCCCTGAGCAGCTAACAAAATGCGCCAAAGCTTTGCAAAAAGCGGTAATCCATACCTGGGAAGAGACCCAGCAAGTGGAATACATGGTTGATTATAACATCAAGGCAGCTTTTGCCGAAATGTTGGATGAACAGGAAAAGCAAGACATTACAGATGCCACGCAACCTGCACTTACAGCAGAACCCGACGACCCTGTCGCGCTTGCACAGGAATTGATCACAGCCGGCCTCGGCCGATCCACAGAAAAACTTACGGAGCTTGCAAAAGGCCTGCATGGGCCGTGGATCAACCTGGCCGATAAAGCTTCTGCTGCCATCAAGGTGTACTCTGTTGACATCCTCCATAACGTGCTGGAGGAAGATCACATGAACAACCGGTGGACCAACTTCAAAATGAAGGTCACCAGGTCGTTCAAAAAAATGATACAGTCGGGCGAAAATCAACTATCCCGCTTCCAACAAACCCTTGCCGACGTAGTCAAACGGGGCCGGCGGCGCACCCGGCAGTTAATAAAAAAAGGGCAGACTGCCGTTGGTGTTGTAGACCAAAGCGAAGACCAGTGGCTGTCCACGCTTGATCTGGCATCAGACATTGATACGTTGCACAAACGCCTGCCCCTTGTTTATCGCCGGCTCTTCTCTCTCAAACCCCTGGCTGACCTCGACCTCCTCGAAGGGCGCAAACTTGACGTAGCATTTGTAAAGAAGCATTACGCCCAGTGGCAGAAAAGCCAGACCGGCCCGCTCTTGCTCTCCATGCCCGATGGCAGTGGAAGAACCAGTTTCATGAATGTACTGATACGGTCTATTTTCGAGGGCGCCAACGTTCAACCCATATCCCTGAGCCGGCGTGTACCTGACGACACCGCGTTTGCACACCAGGTGGCCGAAGCCCTCGGCATCCCCGTCTCAGAAGACCTGACCCTCGCATCGCTCGAAGCCCACATTATAGCTACACCGCGCAAACAAGAGCCCCTTGTCCTGGTCATTGATCGCTTTGAGCACTTGTTGCTTTGCTCACCCGGCGGTCACTCGCTGATCGAGCGCGTGCTCATTTTTATGTCGCGTACAGACAACCTGATTTACTGGGTGATCAATGTCAGCGCGCATGCCTGGCATTTCCTGGAAAAAACCATGAGCCCTTCATCCGGCTTCATCTCTGCTTATCGGGTTACCAATTTGCAGCGCCAGGCGCTTGAAGACATTATCCTGAAGCGGCACCACAGAAGCGGAATGAACCTGCAGTTCAGGCCAACCATTGCATCAAAAACGTGGTTGGACTTTGCCAGTCGCGGCTCTGAACAAAGCCAGCAGGACGCTCACAGGGCTGCATTTTTCGACAAGCTTTACCGCCTCTCCGGGCAAAACATTTTGCTGGCCCTCTTGTACTGGCTTCGCGCTGTTGAATTTGACGCTGAAGAAGACACGCTTTTTGTCAACGGCATTCAACCCATCAACTTTTCTTTCCTCGAAACACTTGACCTTCCCCGCGCCTTCACGCTCAAGTCTTTCCTGACACACGGCACCCTAACGCTTACTGAGCACATGCGGGTCTTCAAGCTGAGCGAAACCGATAGTACATTTATCCTGGAATCGCTGCTCAACCTGCGCATCATCGAGCCATCAGGCGCCGGCCTCGAAGACGGCATTCATTTCAGAATCGAAAAAGACCAACCGTACCGCCTGCACCCTCTCATTGTCCACCCTGTACTGGAATTCCTCACCAAGAAGCACATTGTTTATTAGTTTAAGGTTTCGGGAAGGACACCTCCAGCTTACCTTAAACTTTCAACCTTAAACAAAAAAAGCGCAGCCAAAGGCTACGCTTTTTTTAAATTTCAATCCGTCGGATTGAATTACCCAATATGCATCTGGAGTTCTTCCCGACGGTGTTTCTGGCGCAGTTTGCGCAATGCTTTTTCTTTAATCTGACGAACACGCTCACGTGTAAGACCAAAACGCTGGCCGATTTCTTCGAGTGTGAGGGGATGCTCGCGGCCAATTCCGAAGTAGAGGCGTGTAATTTCAGCTTCTCTCGGGTGCAGCAGGCTCAGGGCGCGCTCAATGTCGATTTTGAGTGACTCATCCATCAGCGTATCGTCTGGCGCTGTGTCTTCGTCATCAGGCAGCACATCGAGGAGGCTGTTGTCATCATCCTCATTAAATGGCGCATCCATGGAAAGATGCCGGCCTGTGTGCTGCATGGCCTCGCGAACCTTTTCTACGTCAACTTCGAGTTCTTTTGCAAGCTCTTCGATATTGGGCTGACGTTCATGGGTTTGGGCAAGGCGTGCGCTGGTTTTGCGAATTTTGGAGATGGTGCCGATCCGGTTCAACGGAAGGCGTACCACACGACTCTGCTCAGCGAGGGCCTGAAGAATAGCCTGGCGAATCCACCATACAGCGTAAGAGATGAATTTGAATCCACGGGTTTCATCAAAGCGTTGTGCAGCCTTGATCAATCCATAATTCCCTTCATTGATCAGGTCTGCGAGTGTCAGGCCTTGGCCTTGATACTTTTTCGCAACTGATACGACAAAGCGGAGATTCGCACGCGTTAACTTGTGAAGCGCCTCCTGGTCACCCTGTTTGATGAGACGCGCAAGCTTCACTTCCTCCTCAGGAACTAGCAGCGGGATTTGCCCGATTTCCTGAAGATACTGGTCCAGCATGCGTTGCTGGCGAGGAACGTACATAGGCTTCTAGCGATTAGGTTGTAGCAGTTGTCTGGGGAGTCTATCTCTGTTTTGGATATGTGGCAGGGCCAAAACAAACAGCGCTCAAACCGTAAGCATCTTGGCTTCCACACGCCCGACTTGCTACGATTGTTTCGGCTAGTTGTATATTCTTAGCGACTTTATACGAAAAGGTCGGTATTGGTTCCGCTGATTGTAGCACAAACGCCTGGGTATCCGGGGCGTTCCTTAAACAACTGGTTTAAAAGTGCTTTGGCCAGCGTAGTGGGTATCGTAGCTTTTCCAAGCATCGGCAGAAAGCGGCACGGATTTAAACCGGATCGAAAAATTTATCCCTGCCGGCATACCCGCGCAACACCCGATTGAAAACCAGGAGGACTGGCTAGTGGAATCCACTTCAAACAATAATTTTGCGCTTAATTGCCGGGGGCAGGTGCTCGATTGCAGGCCCGGCCAGTCCCATGGGGCCCATGTTATGGGGATATTGAACGTGACCCCCGACTCATTTTCAGATGGTGGGGCTTACACCGGCACAGATGCAGCCCTCGTCCGTGCAGAACAGATGATCAGTGAGGGTGCCGCGATCATTGATATCGGTGGGGAGTCTACCCGGCCCCGCGGTGCTACGTATGGTGCCGGCGCAGCCATCGTGGATGCCACGGAGGAGCAGCAACGGGTACTTCCCGTCATTGAGGCCATCCGCCGTCGTTTCCCGGAAACCCTGTTATCTATCGACACCTATAAACCGGAAGTCGCCCAGGCGGCACTGGACGCTGGCGCCCACATCATCAACGATGTAACCGGCCTCCGCATTCACCCCGAAATGGCCAATGTCGCAAAAACCTACAACGCACCACTCATCCTCATGCATGCCCTCGGCGCCCCCGGAGAAATGCCCCACAACCATACCTACACAGATGTGGTAAGCGAGGTAAAAGATTCCCTGAGCCATGCGCTTGACATCGGAAGAGCCGCCGGCGTCACACAAATGGTTACCGATCCCGGCTTTGGGTTTGGAAAAAACCCGGAAGAAAACCTGCACCTGCTCAACCACGTTGACGACTTCCTCATGCTGGGCTACCCGGTGCTGGTTGGCGTTTCTCGCAAAAGTACCATTGGTGTTGTGCTAGGCAGCAAAGAAACGCCGGCCCCTGTAGCTGGCAGGCTCTTCGGCACCCTGGGTGCCACCGCCATCGCCGTACTGCGTGGCGCCACCCTTGTGCGTACCCACGACGTGCAACCAACAGTAGAATTCCTTAAAACACTCGCAGAAACCGCTAATGCATGAAACAGCACCTCAGGTGTGCGGTTTACTTTCCCAATCCATTTCAAGACTTACAGTCCGACTCAAATCGAGGTTCATACCTCCCCAGCATCCTTGACGATATTTGATTGGGTCATACCGATTCGCGTAGTCGATCTCATCGAGATTGCCATCGTCTCTTTTGTCCTCTACAAACTGTATTTACTGATGCGCGGTACCATTGCCGTGCAGT includes these proteins:
- a CDS encoding mechanosensitive ion channel family protein gives rise to the protein MRLTHRFLLAIRGALFVFVLLVAIGCEFIQNQSTSGADSLAVADSSLGVVIDSLEKMVPAPLDSLVAENAQAQNNAQETPPTPAALPDTQTVAVSATLLDSLLHEVSALRSAVQPDTAGIAVDPDLQDQLTNAVGGIQNLGRNILLSILTILLFFYVIRSISWTLERFSEQSATRRLFFKRLVPIVRILMWTLAIYIILIHVFALKESQLISAWTAIGLAVGFASQDILKNIFGGIIIIIDQPFQVGDKINIGGTYGEVTSIGLRSTRIVTPDDNLVSVPNAQVVESQVANANAGALDCQVVIDLYLPGWVDVIKAKNIAYNAAANSNYVYLEKPIVVNVKDVFKETFLTHLAVKAYVIDTRYEFAFASDVTETAKAEFQRNNMLIPLTNMLAVGQKESENGSVDSEVEPQ
- a CDS encoding RNA polymerase sigma factor RpoD/SigA, translated to MYVPRQQRMLDQYLQEIGQIPLLVPEEEVKLARLIKQGDQEALHKLTRANLRFVVSVAKKYQGQGLTLADLINEGNYGLIKAAQRFDETRGFKFISYAVWWIRQAILQALAEQSRVVRLPLNRIGTISKIRKTSARLAQTHERQPNIEELAKELEVDVEKVREAMQHTGRHLSMDAPFNEDDDNSLLDVLPDDEDTAPDDTLMDESLKIDIERALSLLHPREAEITRLYFGIGREHPLTLEEIGQRFGLTRERVRQIKEKALRKLRQKHRREELQMHIG
- the folP gene encoding dihydropteroate synthase; this translates as MGILNVTPDSFSDGGAYTGTDAALVRAEQMISEGAAIIDIGGESTRPRGATYGAGAAIVDATEEQQRVLPVIEAIRRRFPETLLSIDTYKPEVAQAALDAGAHIINDVTGLRIHPEMANVAKTYNAPLILMHALGAPGEMPHNHTYTDVVSEVKDSLSHALDIGRAAGVTQMVTDPGFGFGKNPEENLHLLNHVDDFLMLGYPVLVGVSRKSTIGVVLGSKETPAPVAGRLFGTLGATAIAVLRGATLVRTHDVQPTVEFLKTLAETANA